Proteins encoded in a region of the Zea mays cultivar B73 chromosome 2, Zm-B73-REFERENCE-NAM-5.0, whole genome shotgun sequence genome:
- the LOC100272954 gene encoding Phytosulfokine receptor 1 precursor, protein MGGSRWLLHFLLVSVLLHVVRSLESQACHPADLRALLDFSGGWDSKAAGLVGWGPGAAACCSWTGVACDLGRVVALDLSNRSLHGVISPAVASLDGLAALNLSRNALRGAAPEALARLPRLRALDLSANALSGPFPAAGFPAIEELNISFNSFDGPHPAFPAAANLTALDVSANNFSGGINSSALCLSPLQVLRFSGNALSGEIPSGLSQCRALTDLSLDGNCFTGNVPGDLYTLPNLRRLSLQENQLTGNLGSDLGNLSQIVQLDLSYNKFTGSIPDVFGNMRWLESVNLATNRLDGELPASLSSCPLLRVISLRNNSLSGEIAIDFSRLPNLNTFDIGTNYLSGAIPPGIAVCTELRTLNLARNKLVGEIPESFKELTSLSYLSLTGNSFTNLASALQVLQHLPNLTSLVLTRNFRGGETIPVDGISGFKSMQVLVLANCLLTGVIPPWLQSLGSLNVLDISWNKLNGNIPPWLGKLDNLFYIDLSNNSFSGELPISFTQMRSLTSTNGSSERSPTEDLPLFIKRNSTGKGLQYNQVSSFPPSLILSNNLLVGPVLSSFGYLVKLHVLDLSWNNFSGPIPDELSNMSSLEVLNLAHNDLDGTIPSSLTRLNFLSMFDVSYNNLTGDIPTGGQFSTFAPENFDGNPALCLRNSSCAEKDSSVGAAGHSNKKRKAATVALGLGTAVGVLLLVLCAYVIVSRIVHSRMQERNPKAVANAEDSECSSNSCLVLLFQNNKELSIEDILKSTNNFDQAYIVGCGGFGLVYRSTLPDGRRVAIKRLSGDYSQIEREFQAEVETLSRAQHENLVLLQGYCKVGSDRLLIYSYMENGSLDYWLHERADDSGVLLDWRKRLRIAQGSARGLAYLHMSCDPHILHRDIKSSNILLDDNFEAHLADFGLARLICAYETHVTTDVVGTLGYIPPEYGQSPVATYKGDVYSFGIVLLELLTGRRPVDMCRPKGTRDVVSWVLRMKEEGREAEVFHPSIHHEDNQGQLVRILDIACLCVTAAPKSRPTSQQLVAWLDDIAEG, encoded by the coding sequence ATGGGAGGCTCCCGCTGGCTGCTCCACTTCCTGCTCGTCTCCGTGCTGCTGCACGTCGTCCGGTCCCTGGAGTCCCAGGCGTGCCACCCCGCCGACCTGAGGGCGCTCCTCGACTTCTCCGGCGGCTGGGACAGCAAGGCCGCCGGGCTCGTCGGGTGGGGTCCCGGCGCCGCCGCCTGCTGCTCCTGGACGGGCGTCGCCTGCGATCTCGGGCGGGTCGTCGCGCTGGATCTCTCCAACAGGAGCCTCCACGGCGTCATCTCCCCCGCGGTCGCCTCCCTCGACGGCCTCGCCGCGCTCAACCTCTCCCGGAACGCGCTCCGCGGCGCCGCGCCGGAGGCGCTGGCCCGCCTCCCGAGGCTGCGGGCGCTCGACCTCAGCGCCAACGCGCTCTCCGGCCCGTTCCCCGCCGCCGGCTTCCCGGCGATCGAGGAGCTCAACATCTCCTTCAACAGCTTCGACGGGCCGCACCCCGCGTTCCCCGCCGCGGCGAACCTCACGGCGCTTGACGTCTCCGCCAACAACTTCTCCGGCGGCATCAACTCGTCCGCGCTCTGCCTCTCGCCGCTCCAGGTCCTGCGCTTCTCGGGGAACGCCCTCTCCGGCGAGATACCCAGCGGGTTGAGCCAGTGCAGGGCGCTCACTGACCTCTCCCTCGACGGCAACTGTTTCACCGGGAACGTCCCCGGCGACCTGTACACGCTGCCCAACCTGAGGAGGCTGAGCTTACAGGAAAATCAGCTCACTGGCAACCTCGGCAGTGACCTTGGCAACCTCTCTCAGATCGTGCAGCTTGACTTGTCCTATAACAAGTTCACAGGCTCCATCCCTGATGTCTTTGGAAACATGAGGTGGCTAGAGTCCGTAAACCTAGCCACCAACAGGTTGGATGGAGAGTTGCCTGCTTCCCTGTCAAGTTGTCCACTGCTTAGGGTAATCAGCCTGAGGAACAACTCTCTGTCTGGCGAGATTGCTATCGACTTCAGCCGGCTGCCGAACCTGAATACTTTCGATATTGGAACCAACTATCTGAGTGGCGCTATACCTCCTGGCATCGCTGTGTGCACCGAGCTCAGGACGCTGAATCTTGCAAGGAACAAGCTCGTGGGGGAGATACCAGAGAGCTTCAAGGAGTTGACATCCCTGTCGTACCTCTCGCTGACAGGGAATAGCTTCACCAACCTGGCATCGGCACTGCAGGTATTGCAACACCTGCCCAACCTGACAAGCTTGGTGCTGACCAGGAATTTCCGGGGTGGCGAGACGATACCAGTGGACGGCATCAGCGGGTTCAAGAGCATGCAGGTGCTCGTCCTGGCGAACTGTTTACTCACCGGCGTCATCCCGCCGTGGCTGCAGAGCTTGGGAAGCCTCAATGTGCTGGACATTTCATGGAACAAGTTGAATGGGAATATCCCGCCATGGCTGGGGAAGCTGGACAACCTCTTCTACATTGACCTGTCAAACAACTCTTTCAGTGGTGAGCTCCCTATCAGCTTCACACAGATGAGGAGCTTGACTTCAACTAATGGCTCGAGCGAGCGGTCGCCGACAGAGGACCTcccattgttcatcaagaggaacTCAACTGGCAAAGGTCTGCAGTACAACCAAGTCAGCAGCTTCCCACCGTCGCTCATACTCTCGAACAATCTGCTCGTGGGGCCGGTCTTGTCGAGCTTTGGTTACCTTGTGaagctccatgtcctggatctgagCTGGAACAACTTCTCAGGGCCGATCCCTGACGAACTGTCAAACATGTCGAGCTTGGAAGTGCTGAATTTAGCCCACAACGATCTCGACGGGACGATACCTTCGTCTCTAACGAGGCTGAATTTTCTCTCCATGTTCGACGTGTCGTACAACAATCTGACCGGAGATATACCTACCGGCGGGCAGTTCTCCACGTTTGCACCTGAGAATTTTGACGGCAACCCTGCCCTGTGCCTTCGGAACTCTTCGTGTGCAGAGAAGGACTCGTCTGTGGGAGCTGCTGGACACAGTAATAAGAAAAGGAAAGCTGCCACCGTCGCCCTCGGACTGGGAACTGCGGTCGGGGTTCTCCTCCTCGTGCTCTGTGCTTATGTGATCGTGTCAAGGATCGTCCATTCAAGGATGCAGGAGCGCAATCCGAAGGCCGTAGCGAACGCCGAGGACTCGGAGTGTAGTTCCAACTCCTGCCTGGTGCTGCTATTCCAAAACAACAAAGAGTTGAGCATCGAGGACATCCTCAAGTCCACCAACAACTTCGACCAGGCCTATATAGTCGGGTGCGGCGGTTTCGGCCTCGTCTACCGGTCGACGCTGCCGGACGGGAGGAGAGTGGCGATCAAAAGACTGTCGGGAGACTACTCGCAGATCGAGCGGGAGTTCCAGGCCGAGGTGGAGACGCTGTCGCGGGCACAGCACGAGAACCTCGTCTTGCTGCAAGGCTACTGCAAGGTCGGCAGCGACAGGCTGCTCATCTACTCGTACATGGAGAACGGCAGCCTGGACTACTGGCTCCACGAGAGGGCCGACGACAGCGGGGTGCTGCTGGACTGGCGGAAGAGGCTACGGATCGCGCAGGGCTCCGCGAGGGGGCTGGCGTACCTGCACATGTCCTGCGACCCCCACATACTGCACCGCGACATCAAGTCCAGCAACATCCTCCTGGACGACAACTTCGAGGCTCACCTGGCCGACTTCGGCTTGGCCAGGCTCATCTGCGCGTACGAGACGCACGTCACCACCGACGTCGTCGGGACCCTGGGCTACATCCCTCCCGAGTACGGCCAGTCGCCAGTGGCGACCTACAAGGGCGACGTATACAGCTTCGGCATCGTCCTGCTCGAGCTGCTCACCGGCCGGAGGCCCGTCGACATGTGCCGGCCCAAGGGGACCAGGGACGTCGTGTCGTGGGTGCTTCGGATGAAGGAGGAGGGCAGGGAGGCTGAGGTCTTCCATCCGAGCATACACCACGAGGACAACCAAGGCCAGCTGGTGAGGATCCTCGACATTGCGTGCCTTTGTGTCACCGCTGCTCCTAAATCGAGACCGACGTCGCAGCAGCTAGTCGCGTGGCTGGACGACATCGCGGAGGGCTGA